One window of Diabrotica undecimpunctata isolate CICGRU chromosome 8, icDiaUnde3, whole genome shotgun sequence genomic DNA carries:
- the Trm1 gene encoding tRNA (guanine(26)-N(2))-dimethyltransferase isoform X1, translated as MYFYFRIIQKNKVQVKLKLSYESIRTIFVGNYLQNMTNTSGTTEFQEISEGLANIRTGGKVFYNPVQEFNRDVSISVISAFARRFRKENEELRAKKEKNEVRDNQLEPWQAGTRYEDGINILEALSATGLRSIRYAKEIPGVKQIVANDFSLQAVDDIKNNVILNNVEHLVKPNHDDAVALMYQHKKQNQFDVIDLDPYGCPSMFLDSAVQAIKDGGLLLVTATDMAVLAGNSPETCYTKYGAISIRSRYCHEMALRILLQSIESHATRYGRYIEPLMSLSADFYIRVFVRVYSGAHKCKFSTSKLSHVYHCTGCDSFTLQPLGITKTGEKGNVKFKIPTGPPVSPNCEHCGNTHHIGGPIWSAPLHSSEFVKEVIDIAPEKLGTIRRIHGVLNVISEELLDVPLYYTFEKLCSTIHVEQPPMMVIRSAILNAGYRVSFTHMNKTSIKTDAPTKVVWDIMRCWEQLHPAAKKRLTEDTPAFRILSQKPEKEYSFKLHPDANPASKKMGLVRFQENPTAHWGPGCRNTAMVGDQKIQKSKRNQGKRKREDSPTEEKTEGVSEK; from the exons atgtatttttattttcgaataatacaaaaaaataaagttcAGGTTAAGTTAAAATTGTCTTATGAATCAATAAGAACTATTTTTGTAggtaattatttacaaaatatgacAAACACAAGTGGGACAACTGAATTTCAAGAAATTTCTGAAGGTTTGGCGAATATTCGCACGGGAGGGAAAGTATTTTACAATCCTGTCCAAGAATTCAATAGAGATGTAAG tatttCAGTAATAAGTGCCTTTGCAAGACGCTTTCGTAAAGAAAATGAAGAACTTAGAGCCAAAAAAGAGAAGAATGAAGTAAGAGACAATCAGCTGGAACCTTGGCAAGCTGGTACCAGGTATGAAGATGGTATTAATATCCTAGAAGCCCTCTCTGCCACTGGACTAAGATCTATAAGATATGCCAAAGAAATTCCAGGTGTAAAACAAATAGTAGCTAACGATTTTTCTTTACAAGCTGTAGATGAtatcaaaaataatgtaataCTGAATAATGTTGAACATTTGGTAAAACCAAATCATGATGATGCTGT GGCATTAATGTATCAACACAAGAAACAAAACCAGTTTGATGTCATTGACTTAGACCCTTATGGATGTCCTTCAATGTTTCTAGATTCAGCAGTACAAGCAATTAAAGATGGAGGCTTGTTACTGGTAACTGCTACAGATATGGCTGTGCTAGCAGGAAATAGCCCAGAGACTTGTTATACGAAATATGGTGCGATTTCTATTAGGAGCAGGTATTGTCATGAAATGGCTTTAAGAATTTTGTTGCAGTCTATCGAATCACATGCTACTAGATATGGGAGATATATTGAACCCCTGATGTCACTGTCAGCTGATTTCTACATTCGGGTATTTGTGAGAGTATATTCAGGAGCTCACAAATGTAAATTTTCAACCAG TAAATTATCTCACGTTTATCATTGTACAGGATGTGATAGTTTTACTCTTCAACCACTGGGTATAACAAAGACTGGCGAAAAGGGAAATGTTAAGTTTAAAATTCCAACAGGTCCTCCAGTTTCTCCAAACTGTGAACATTGTGGAAATACGCATCAT ATTGGTGGTCCTATTTGGTCCGCTCCTTTACACTCTTCAGAGTTTGTGAAAGAAGTCATAGATATTGCTCCAGAAAAATTAGGTACCATACGTCGAATTCATGGTGTTTTAAATGTTATATCTGAAGAATTATTAGATGTACCTTTGTATTATACGTTTGAGAAACTGTGTAGTACTATACACGTGGAACAACCACCAATGATGGTGATAAG ATCTGCCATTCTTAATGCTGGTTATAGAGTATCATTTACCCATATGAATAAAACTTCCATAAAAACAGATGCGCCTACCAAG gttGTATGGGACATAATGAGATGTTGGGAACAACTCCACCCTGCTGCCAAAAAGAGGCTCACAGAAGATACTCCTGCTTTCCGTATATTATCTCAAAAGCCAGAGAAAGAGTATTCTTTTAAATTGCATCCGGATGCGAATCCTGCGTCTAAAAAGATGGGACTAGTTCGGTTTCAAGAAAACCCAACAGCGCATTGGGGTCCCGGATGTAGGAACACAGCCAT GGTTGGTGACCAGAAGATTCAAAAAAGCAAAAGGAATCAAGGAAAACGGAAAAGAGAAGACTCCCCAACTGAAGAAAAAACTGAGGGTGTTTCGGAAAAATAG
- the Trm1 gene encoding tRNA (guanine(26)-N(2))-dimethyltransferase isoform X2 produces the protein MTNTSGTTEFQEISEGLANIRTGGKVFYNPVQEFNRDVSISVISAFARRFRKENEELRAKKEKNEVRDNQLEPWQAGTRYEDGINILEALSATGLRSIRYAKEIPGVKQIVANDFSLQAVDDIKNNVILNNVEHLVKPNHDDAVALMYQHKKQNQFDVIDLDPYGCPSMFLDSAVQAIKDGGLLLVTATDMAVLAGNSPETCYTKYGAISIRSRYCHEMALRILLQSIESHATRYGRYIEPLMSLSADFYIRVFVRVYSGAHKCKFSTSKLSHVYHCTGCDSFTLQPLGITKTGEKGNVKFKIPTGPPVSPNCEHCGNTHHIGGPIWSAPLHSSEFVKEVIDIAPEKLGTIRRIHGVLNVISEELLDVPLYYTFEKLCSTIHVEQPPMMVIRSAILNAGYRVSFTHMNKTSIKTDAPTKVVWDIMRCWEQLHPAAKKRLTEDTPAFRILSQKPEKEYSFKLHPDANPASKKMGLVRFQENPTAHWGPGCRNTAMVGDQKIQKSKRNQGKRKREDSPTEEKTEGVSEK, from the exons atgacAAACACAAGTGGGACAACTGAATTTCAAGAAATTTCTGAAGGTTTGGCGAATATTCGCACGGGAGGGAAAGTATTTTACAATCCTGTCCAAGAATTCAATAGAGATGTAAG tatttCAGTAATAAGTGCCTTTGCAAGACGCTTTCGTAAAGAAAATGAAGAACTTAGAGCCAAAAAAGAGAAGAATGAAGTAAGAGACAATCAGCTGGAACCTTGGCAAGCTGGTACCAGGTATGAAGATGGTATTAATATCCTAGAAGCCCTCTCTGCCACTGGACTAAGATCTATAAGATATGCCAAAGAAATTCCAGGTGTAAAACAAATAGTAGCTAACGATTTTTCTTTACAAGCTGTAGATGAtatcaaaaataatgtaataCTGAATAATGTTGAACATTTGGTAAAACCAAATCATGATGATGCTGT GGCATTAATGTATCAACACAAGAAACAAAACCAGTTTGATGTCATTGACTTAGACCCTTATGGATGTCCTTCAATGTTTCTAGATTCAGCAGTACAAGCAATTAAAGATGGAGGCTTGTTACTGGTAACTGCTACAGATATGGCTGTGCTAGCAGGAAATAGCCCAGAGACTTGTTATACGAAATATGGTGCGATTTCTATTAGGAGCAGGTATTGTCATGAAATGGCTTTAAGAATTTTGTTGCAGTCTATCGAATCACATGCTACTAGATATGGGAGATATATTGAACCCCTGATGTCACTGTCAGCTGATTTCTACATTCGGGTATTTGTGAGAGTATATTCAGGAGCTCACAAATGTAAATTTTCAACCAG TAAATTATCTCACGTTTATCATTGTACAGGATGTGATAGTTTTACTCTTCAACCACTGGGTATAACAAAGACTGGCGAAAAGGGAAATGTTAAGTTTAAAATTCCAACAGGTCCTCCAGTTTCTCCAAACTGTGAACATTGTGGAAATACGCATCAT ATTGGTGGTCCTATTTGGTCCGCTCCTTTACACTCTTCAGAGTTTGTGAAAGAAGTCATAGATATTGCTCCAGAAAAATTAGGTACCATACGTCGAATTCATGGTGTTTTAAATGTTATATCTGAAGAATTATTAGATGTACCTTTGTATTATACGTTTGAGAAACTGTGTAGTACTATACACGTGGAACAACCACCAATGATGGTGATAAG ATCTGCCATTCTTAATGCTGGTTATAGAGTATCATTTACCCATATGAATAAAACTTCCATAAAAACAGATGCGCCTACCAAG gttGTATGGGACATAATGAGATGTTGGGAACAACTCCACCCTGCTGCCAAAAAGAGGCTCACAGAAGATACTCCTGCTTTCCGTATATTATCTCAAAAGCCAGAGAAAGAGTATTCTTTTAAATTGCATCCGGATGCGAATCCTGCGTCTAAAAAGATGGGACTAGTTCGGTTTCAAGAAAACCCAACAGCGCATTGGGGTCCCGGATGTAGGAACACAGCCAT GGTTGGTGACCAGAAGATTCAAAAAAGCAAAAGGAATCAAGGAAAACGGAAAAGAGAAGACTCCCCAACTGAAGAAAAAACTGAGGGTGTTTCGGAAAAATAG
- the LOC140448322 gene encoding thymidylate kinase produces the protein MSTLKRGALIVIEGVDRSGKSTQCKKLIQALEKKKIESKLFTFPDRSTLTGKLIDEYLKNKECKLNDQAIHLLFSANRWENVEKMKTLLYDGVTLIIDRYSYSGIVFSSVKKNMSMEWCQHPENGLPKPDLVLLLTLSLEEMQSRPGFGNERYEHMEFQRNVANMYNQLCDEEDNWVKVDAAGSINEVHNKILETCLRKIEKVEKKQLKSLNFNKGI, from the exons ATGAGTACTTTAAAACGAGGTGCTTTAATCGTAATAGAAGGTGTAGACCGCTCAGGAAAATCAACTCAATGTAAAAAGTTAATACAAGCTCtagagaaaaagaaaattgaatcCAAGTTGTTCACTTTTCCAGACCGAAGTACGTTAACGGGGAAGCTTATTGATGAGTACTTAAAGAATAAAGAATGTAAACTGAATGATCAAGCTATACACCTCTTATTTTCTGCCAATCGATGGGAAAATGTGGAGAAAATGAAAACGCTGCTATATGACGGGGTTACCCTAATTATTGATAGGTATTCTTATTCTGGGATAGTGTTTTCATCGGTGAAAAAAA ATATGAGTATGGAATGGTGTCAGCATCCTGAGAATGGCCTTCCTAAACCAGATCTAGTGCTTTTACTAACTTTAAGTTTAGAAGAAATGCAATCCAGACCAGGTTTTGGCAATGAAAGGTATGAACATATGGAATTTCAAAGAAATGTCGCAAACATGTATAACCAGCTCTGTGATGAAGAGGACAATTGGGTTAAAGTTGATGCTGCTGGGTCCATAAATGAAGTTCATAATAAAATTTTGGAAACTTGTTTAAGGAAAATAGAGAAAGTTGAGAAAAAACAgctaaaaagtttaaatttcaataaaggCATTTGA